From Streptomyces sp. HUAS MG91, the proteins below share one genomic window:
- a CDS encoding MFS transporter, whose amino-acid sequence MRTVWRQTRSFSAPVRLLMINQFAINLAFYMLMPYLAAHLAGPLGLAAWAVGLVLGVRNFSQQGMFLIGGTLADRLGYKAPIMAGCLLRTVGFGLLGWVDNLPALIAASAATGFAGALFNPAVRAYLAAEAGERRVDAFATFNVHYQAGMLLGPLVGLALLAADFRLVCTVAAVLFAALTVLQWRALPARHGEPAVAAPPSVLGQWRTVMSNRPFLLFAVAMTGSYVLTFQVYLALPLAAGQALGARGTWATSGLFVVSAAVAVAGQLRLTGWAKRRWDPAQALVRGLAAMGLAFLPLALTPPGARAGVVLALVAAVSLLAVGGAVVYPFEMDTVVSLSGNRLVATHYGLYNTVSGLGITLGNLATGALWDFAVRHDALWLTWSALTATGLVCASSVAALARSGRLTARREPELVAA is encoded by the coding sequence ATGAGGACGGTGTGGCGGCAGACCCGCTCGTTCTCCGCGCCGGTACGGCTGCTGATGATCAATCAGTTCGCCATCAACCTCGCCTTCTACATGCTCATGCCCTACCTCGCCGCCCATCTCGCCGGACCGCTCGGCCTCGCGGCCTGGGCCGTCGGACTCGTCCTCGGCGTCCGCAACTTCTCCCAGCAGGGCATGTTCCTCATCGGCGGCACCCTCGCCGACCGCCTCGGCTACAAAGCCCCGATCATGGCGGGCTGCCTGCTGCGCACCGTCGGCTTCGGACTGCTCGGCTGGGTCGACAACCTGCCCGCCCTGATCGCCGCGTCGGCGGCCACCGGGTTCGCCGGAGCGCTCTTCAACCCGGCCGTACGCGCCTATCTCGCCGCCGAGGCGGGGGAGCGGCGCGTGGACGCCTTCGCCACCTTCAACGTCCACTACCAGGCGGGCATGCTCCTCGGCCCGCTGGTCGGACTCGCCCTGCTGGCCGCCGACTTCCGGCTCGTGTGCACCGTCGCCGCCGTTCTCTTCGCGGCGCTCACCGTGCTGCAATGGCGGGCGTTGCCGGCCCGCCACGGCGAACCCGCCGTGGCCGCCCCGCCCAGCGTCCTGGGGCAGTGGCGCACCGTCATGAGCAATCGCCCCTTTCTGCTCTTCGCCGTCGCGATGACCGGCTCCTATGTCCTGACCTTCCAGGTCTATCTGGCCCTGCCCCTCGCCGCCGGGCAGGCGCTGGGGGCGCGCGGCACATGGGCGACGAGCGGCCTGTTCGTCGTCTCCGCCGCCGTCGCCGTGGCCGGTCAACTACGGCTCACGGGCTGGGCGAAACGCCGTTGGGACCCCGCCCAGGCCCTGGTGCGCGGACTCGCCGCGATGGGCCTGGCCTTTCTGCCGCTGGCCCTTACCCCGCCCGGCGCCCGGGCGGGCGTCGTCCTCGCCCTGGTCGCCGCGGTGTCCCTGCTCGCCGTCGGCGGCGCGGTCGTCTACCCCTTCGAGATGGACACCGTCGTCTCCCTGTCCGGCAACCGCCTCGTGGCCACCCACTACGGCCTCTACAACACGGTGTCGGGCCTGGGTATCACCCTCGGCAACCTCGCCACCGGCGCCCTCTGGGACTTCGCCGTACGGCATGACGCCCTGTGGCTGACCTGGTCCGCGCTGACCGCGACGGGTCTCGTCTGCGCGTCGTCGGTCGCCGCGCTGGCCCGCAGCGGACGTCTCACGGCTCGCAGGGAGCCCGAACTCGTGGCGGCCTGA
- a CDS encoding sensor histidine kinase, with amino-acid sequence MRPTTAWQALAQRPLSFLTSSWPWRSLAYLSGGVVVGAAAALFFALGLAAGIALLVVLIGVAPLAGLVLASTVVGRVERRRLRLVDLDPLSDPHRAPDSPGPRAWVTARLKEQVTWRELTFTLLSAASLWWLDLLVLGFSFGLPALTFASTDGSTWPWTVFGAIVLLASPYTVTSWAGARGALARTFLVPRGKELGEELQEVRASQSRLLDSFDAERARIERDLHDGAQQRLVSLGMTLGMLRLEVPPNSPVTRLLSEAEDQLSTAHKELRALIRGLNPPVLADHGLVAAIEDYAGRFPIPVQVDLRLPERLSRQLETTMYYLINEALTNIARHSGATCAQVYGRYHSDQLLLNILDNGRGGADPGKGTGMTGLADRVAALDGRIQVLSPVGGPTLLQVEVPCRFA; translated from the coding sequence ATGCGTCCCACTACCGCCTGGCAGGCCCTGGCTCAGCGCCCGTTGAGCTTCCTGACATCGAGCTGGCCGTGGCGCTCTCTCGCGTATTTGAGCGGAGGCGTCGTGGTCGGCGCCGCAGCCGCGCTCTTCTTCGCCCTCGGCCTCGCCGCGGGGATCGCCCTGCTCGTCGTGCTGATCGGCGTCGCCCCGCTGGCCGGCCTGGTGCTGGCGTCCACCGTGGTGGGCCGGGTGGAGCGGCGCCGCCTGAGACTGGTGGACCTGGACCCGCTGTCCGATCCGCACCGGGCCCCCGACAGCCCCGGCCCGCGCGCCTGGGTGACCGCCCGGCTCAAGGAGCAAGTGACCTGGCGGGAGCTGACGTTCACGTTGCTGTCGGCGGCGTCGCTGTGGTGGCTGGACCTGCTGGTCCTCGGGTTCTCCTTCGGACTGCCCGCCCTCACCTTCGCCTCGACCGACGGATCGACCTGGCCCTGGACGGTGTTCGGCGCGATCGTGCTGCTGGCCTCCCCTTACACGGTCACCTCGTGGGCGGGGGCCCGCGGAGCCCTGGCCCGCACCTTCCTGGTCCCGCGAGGCAAGGAGCTGGGGGAGGAGCTGCAGGAGGTCCGTGCCTCGCAGTCGCGGCTGCTCGACTCCTTCGACGCCGAGCGGGCCCGGATAGAGCGCGATCTGCACGACGGAGCCCAGCAGCGGCTCGTCTCGCTCGGCATGACATTGGGGATGCTCCGCCTGGAGGTGCCACCCAACTCCCCGGTGACGCGCCTGCTGTCGGAGGCGGAGGACCAGCTCTCCACCGCGCACAAGGAGTTGAGAGCCCTGATCCGCGGTCTGAACCCGCCCGTCCTCGCCGACCACGGCCTGGTCGCGGCCATCGAGGACTACGCGGGCCGCTTCCCCATCCCGGTGCAAGTGGATCTGCGACTGCCCGAGCGGCTGTCCAGACAGCTGGAGACGACCATGTACTACCTGATCAACGAGGCGCTGACGAACATCGCCCGGCACAGCGGAGCCACCTGTGCCCAGGTGTACGGCCGGTACCATTCCGATCAGTTGCTCCTCAACATCCTGGACAACGGCCGCGGCGGGGCCGACCCCGGGAAGGGCACCGGAATGACGGGCCTCGCCGACCGGGTCGCGGCGCTCGACGGCCGGATACAGGTGCTGAGTCCGGTCGGTGGTCCGACCCTGCTGCAAGTGGAGGTTCCGTGTCGCTTCGCCTGA
- a CDS encoding ABC transporter ATP-binding protein has protein sequence MRDIRKIHDAGGHPVVALDGVSLDFARGTFTAIMGPSGSGKSTLLRCAAGLERPTEGRIVLAGVDMGGRSEKERTELRRAHVGFVFQAFNLVESLTAAQNVELPSRFAGRRIGREQVTRALAAVGLAERARHRPSQLSGGQQQRVALARALVTRPAVLFADEPTGALDTVTSREVLRMMRMLVDEEGQTTLMVTHDPVAAASADVVVFLRDGRIADRVPLDRRSGADHAAEIAARMTRLES, from the coding sequence CTGCGGGACATACGCAAGATCCATGACGCCGGCGGACACCCGGTGGTCGCCCTCGACGGCGTCTCCCTCGACTTCGCCCGCGGCACGTTCACCGCCATCATGGGCCCGTCCGGCTCGGGGAAGTCGACGCTGCTGCGGTGCGCGGCCGGGCTCGAGCGCCCGACGGAGGGCCGGATCGTCCTCGCGGGCGTGGACATGGGCGGGCGCAGCGAGAAGGAGCGCACCGAACTGCGCCGCGCGCACGTCGGATTCGTGTTCCAGGCGTTCAATCTGGTGGAGTCGCTGACGGCCGCGCAGAACGTCGAGCTGCCGTCCCGCTTCGCGGGCCGAAGGATCGGCCGCGAGCAAGTCACGCGCGCACTCGCCGCGGTCGGTCTGGCGGAGCGGGCGAGACATCGGCCCAGTCAGCTGTCCGGCGGGCAGCAGCAGCGCGTCGCCCTCGCCCGTGCCCTGGTCACACGGCCCGCCGTGCTCTTCGCGGACGAGCCGACCGGCGCGCTCGACACCGTCACTTCGCGCGAGGTGCTGCGGATGATGCGGATGCTGGTCGACGAGGAGGGCCAGACCACGTTGATGGTCACGCACGATCCCGTGGCCGCGGCCTCGGCGGACGTCGTGGTCTTCCTCCGCGACGGGCGGATCGCCGACCGGGTGCCGCTCGACCGGCGGTCCGGTGCGGACCACGCCGCCGAGATCGCCGCCCGTATGACCCGGCTGGAGTCATGA
- a CDS encoding molybdopterin-dependent oxidoreductase, whose protein sequence is MEKGMLPPGQRLARGWPVSHYGPVPRFRAERWTLQVFGATASGDTHSWTFDEVTAMPRTTVRADLHCASGTSTTDHTFYGVPGRALLDLVPPAAEVTHVMAWAEYGYSANLRLADLTADTTVLATHHDGEPLTAEHGFPLRLVVPHLFGYKGPKWLRGIEYMTQDRRGFWEERGYHNIADPWAAQRYSYQEEEADEEGEGDGPGE, encoded by the coding sequence ATGGAGAAGGGCATGCTGCCGCCAGGACAACGGCTGGCCAGAGGCTGGCCCGTCTCGCACTACGGGCCGGTGCCGCGCTTCCGCGCCGAGCGCTGGACGCTCCAGGTCTTCGGCGCGACCGCGAGCGGGGACACCCACTCCTGGACCTTCGACGAGGTCACCGCCATGCCCAGGACCACCGTGCGCGCCGACCTGCACTGCGCGTCCGGCACCAGCACCACCGACCACACCTTCTACGGCGTGCCGGGCCGCGCCCTCCTCGACCTCGTGCCGCCCGCCGCCGAGGTGACCCACGTGATGGCCTGGGCCGAGTACGGGTACAGCGCCAATCTGCGCCTCGCCGACCTCACCGCCGACACCACCGTCCTGGCCACCCACCACGACGGCGAGCCGCTCACCGCCGAACACGGCTTCCCGCTCCGCCTCGTGGTGCCGCACCTGTTCGGCTACAAGGGGCCGAAGTGGCTGCGCGGCATCGAGTACATGACGCAGGACCGCCGCGGCTTCTGGGAGGAACGCGGCTATCACAACATCGCCGATCCCTGGGCCGCCCAGCGCTACTCGTATCAGGAGGAGGAAGCGGACGAGGAGGGGGAGGGGGACGGGCCAGGGGAGTAG
- a CDS encoding helix-turn-helix domain-containing protein: MHVENLLGDQDLGLRPLWAEDALLRREISGVTVTDLEDPARFVRAGEAVLSGLVWWTPQDGAGKADRFVRALRAADAAVLLAGEETHGAVPDALIEACVRHGMPLAGVPPHVMFRAVTESVYVQQWGELSRRHALPGQLRERLGRLLAQDAGPDAILAAAFAHLRAGTVAYVLTGAGRTVAATPADTDDGAEDAGAGVTVAVEADGLSPYERWELRLPDPDAVPPGLLHEVAAVLGRCQEALARRRAADRQAANDLGALLAGPGGDGDAERADIERGLRACGLPAEGPYRVVAAATGARRGGAAEGALAEAVAWAGTGPAAVGRLPDGTAFAVVAGTLPADASAGAWTRVAACVPDEPLHGGTGTPAAAPQDLAGALTEARYALTCARGGAPGVSALVDTAGLGSLGALLAGVPASVRAVYSRTVLGPLFDAETASAAALLETLRAFLACDCSWARTAEALHLHVNTVHYRVRRIEHFTGRDLSRLPDRLDLWTALLCREDG; encoded by the coding sequence ATGCACGTCGAAAACCTCCTGGGGGACCAGGATCTGGGCCTGCGCCCGCTGTGGGCCGAGGACGCTCTGCTGCGGCGGGAGATCAGCGGGGTGACGGTCACCGACCTGGAGGATCCGGCCCGTTTCGTCCGGGCCGGCGAGGCCGTGCTCAGCGGACTGGTCTGGTGGACCCCGCAGGACGGCGCGGGCAAGGCGGACCGTTTCGTCCGTGCGCTGCGGGCCGCGGACGCCGCCGTCCTGCTGGCCGGCGAGGAGACCCACGGCGCGGTCCCCGACGCGCTGATCGAGGCGTGCGTACGGCACGGGATGCCGCTGGCGGGCGTACCGCCGCATGTGATGTTCCGGGCCGTCACCGAGAGCGTGTACGTGCAGCAGTGGGGGGAGTTGAGCCGTCGGCACGCCCTGCCCGGACAGCTGCGCGAACGGCTCGGGCGGCTCCTCGCCCAGGACGCGGGACCGGACGCGATCCTCGCCGCCGCCTTCGCGCACCTGCGGGCGGGAACCGTCGCGTACGTGCTGACCGGCGCCGGACGGACGGTCGCCGCCACACCGGCCGACACCGACGACGGTGCCGAGGACGCCGGGGCCGGGGTCACCGTGGCGGTGGAGGCGGACGGTTTGTCGCCGTACGAGCGTTGGGAGTTGCGGCTGCCCGATCCCGATGCCGTGCCGCCCGGGCTGCTGCACGAGGTGGCGGCCGTGCTCGGGCGCTGCCAGGAGGCGCTCGCCCGGCGCCGGGCGGCCGACCGGCAGGCCGCCAACGATCTGGGCGCACTGCTCGCCGGGCCGGGCGGCGACGGCGATGCCGAGAGGGCGGACATCGAACGGGGGCTGCGCGCCTGCGGACTCCCGGCCGAGGGGCCGTACCGGGTGGTCGCCGCCGCCACGGGCGCCCGGCGTGGCGGGGCGGCCGAAGGGGCGCTGGCGGAAGCGGTGGCCTGGGCGGGGACCGGGCCCGCGGCCGTCGGGCGGCTTCCCGACGGCACCGCCTTCGCCGTCGTGGCCGGAACCCTCCCCGCCGACGCGTCCGCCGGGGCCTGGACGCGCGTCGCCGCCTGCGTCCCCGACGAACCGCTGCACGGCGGCACCGGAACCCCGGCCGCCGCGCCGCAGGATCTCGCCGGGGCGCTGACCGAGGCCCGCTACGCCCTGACCTGCGCGAGAGGCGGCGCCCCCGGCGTCTCGGCGCTCGTCGACACCGCCGGCCTCGGCAGCCTGGGCGCGCTCCTGGCCGGGGTGCCGGCGTCGGTGCGGGCCGTCTACAGCAGGACCGTGCTCGGCCCGCTGTTCGACGCGGAGACCGCGTCCGCCGCCGCCCTCCTGGAGACCCTGCGGGCCTTCCTCGCCTGCGACTGCTCCTGGGCCCGCACCGCCGAGGCCCTCCATCTGCACGTCAACACCGTGCACTACCGGGTCCGGCGCATCGAACACTTCACCGGCCGCGACCTGTCCCGGCTTCCGGACCGCCTCGACCTGTGGACGGCGCTGCTGTGCCGGGAGGACGGCTGA
- a CDS encoding ABC transporter permease codes for MMLILANVRDRWSSFLGAFAAVLVGVALITATLVVYDSSRPGVQPRYAGAAALVLPEQAVDTDGSPEDLVPWGPAEAGRLRAALAEVPGVTRAVLDRSFYAQALVDGRPVADEGALESGHGWDGARTAPYATVSGRAPHGMNEVVVDRALGVAPGSTLTVNITQGRRQFTVVGTVDGPGYYFSEAFAARQQPGVRAIALITGERADTGAIAAAAAKAVGDAGRVVSGDGRAEVQPAHLEHQRFLGVQLIGAMAFLSLFTTVFVVASLLALATGMRRREIGLLRTLGAAPAQIRRMILGEAAVVGLLGSVAGCAAGVAATPLLRALLDGLDVAPPDLRISVAGWPLLTATAIGVGVSVIAAWSASRKAARVAPVEALLDSGSGDRAMGRGRWLSGLAALAVGVLLAVGTAFSSADDRVNKAIFATTTLIVAAALLTPVLVGPVARLLTAPFARSAGAGPVLVRAELTANPRRAASLVAPVIAAVGFAVLLSGMVETMRVAYPAGEALKVKGQTIVTADGTPGNTDEVVAANPVGKAALPTRAFVHRKAQGTATVLDVLGSRDPRWGRPGEAVLGERTAAELDLRKGQSVPVRFADGSTVALRVGAILPDDPARGDFVVARDLVRTHDPAALTDDIFVPGTATASAAVPGTALHDAAAYALADYETDARLTDALAALLIAIAVGYSVIAVVNSMAMAAHARRRDLGVLTSTGGTARQLLLASAGETVLVVAIGAVLGVAVTVPPLLGMASGLSQVSSSAIGLHLNTTTLAAAVAGTLLAAVVSGLTVTGRTLRRQTTA; via the coding sequence ATGATGCTGATTCTTGCGAACGTGCGGGACCGCTGGTCCTCCTTCCTCGGTGCCTTCGCCGCCGTCCTGGTGGGCGTCGCCCTGATCACCGCCACACTCGTCGTCTACGACTCGTCGCGGCCGGGGGTGCAGCCCCGGTACGCGGGCGCCGCCGCCCTGGTGCTGCCCGAGCAGGCCGTCGACACGGACGGCAGTCCCGAGGACCTGGTGCCCTGGGGACCCGCCGAGGCGGGGCGGCTGCGGGCCGCGCTCGCCGAGGTGCCGGGCGTGACCCGCGCCGTGCTCGACCGCTCCTTCTACGCCCAGGCGTTGGTGGACGGCCGTCCGGTGGCCGACGAGGGCGCCCTGGAGTCCGGCCACGGCTGGGACGGTGCGCGCACGGCGCCGTACGCGACGGTGTCCGGCCGGGCCCCGCACGGCATGAATGAGGTCGTGGTGGACCGCGCCCTGGGGGTGGCCCCGGGAAGCACGCTGACGGTCAACATCACGCAGGGCCGCAGGCAGTTCACCGTGGTGGGCACCGTGGACGGCCCGGGCTACTACTTCAGCGAGGCGTTCGCCGCCCGGCAGCAGCCCGGTGTCCGGGCCATCGCCCTGATCACCGGCGAGCGGGCCGACACGGGCGCGATCGCCGCGGCCGCCGCGAAGGCCGTCGGGGATGCCGGCAGGGTGGTCTCCGGGGACGGGCGGGCCGAGGTGCAGCCGGCGCATCTGGAGCATCAGCGTTTCCTGGGCGTCCAGTTGATCGGCGCGATGGCCTTCCTCAGCCTGTTCACCACGGTCTTCGTCGTCGCCTCGCTGCTGGCCCTGGCGACCGGGATGCGGCGCCGCGAGATCGGTCTGCTGCGCACGCTCGGCGCCGCTCCCGCCCAGATCCGCCGCATGATTCTCGGCGAGGCGGCCGTGGTCGGTCTGCTCGGCTCGGTGGCCGGCTGCGCGGCGGGGGTGGCGGCCACCCCGCTGCTGCGCGCCCTGCTCGACGGCCTGGACGTCGCGCCGCCCGATCTGCGGATCAGCGTCGCCGGCTGGCCGCTGCTCACCGCCACGGCGATCGGTGTCGGTGTCAGTGTCATCGCGGCCTGGTCGGCGAGCCGCAAGGCCGCCCGGGTCGCTCCCGTGGAGGCGCTGCTCGACAGCGGCTCCGGAGACCGGGCCATGGGGCGCGGCCGCTGGCTCTCGGGACTGGCCGCCCTGGCCGTCGGGGTGCTGCTCGCCGTGGGCACCGCGTTCTCCAGTGCCGACGACCGTGTCAACAAGGCGATCTTCGCCACGACGACGCTGATCGTGGCGGCGGCCCTGTTGACTCCGGTACTGGTCGGGCCGGTCGCCCGGCTACTGACGGCGCCCTTCGCGCGCAGTGCCGGGGCAGGTCCGGTCCTGGTCCGCGCGGAGCTGACGGCGAACCCGCGCCGGGCCGCTTCCCTGGTGGCTCCCGTGATCGCCGCTGTCGGGTTCGCCGTGCTGCTGAGCGGCATGGTGGAGACGATGCGGGTGGCGTATCCGGCGGGCGAGGCCCTGAAGGTGAAGGGTCAGACGATCGTCACTGCGGACGGCACACCGGGAAACACCGACGAGGTGGTGGCGGCCAATCCGGTGGGCAAGGCGGCGTTGCCGACCCGTGCGTTCGTGCACCGGAAGGCTCAGGGCACGGCGACGGTCCTGGATGTCCTGGGCAGCAGGGACCCGCGCTGGGGCCGGCCCGGCGAAGCCGTGCTCGGTGAACGCACGGCCGCGGAGCTGGACTTGAGGAAGGGGCAGTCGGTGCCGGTCCGTTTCGCGGACGGCTCCACCGTCGCCCTGCGCGTCGGGGCGATCCTGCCCGACGACCCGGCGCGCGGGGATTTCGTGGTCGCCCGGGACCTGGTGCGCACCCACGACCCCGCGGCGCTCACCGACGACATCTTCGTCCCCGGCACCGCCACGGCGTCGGCGGCGGTTCCCGGCACAGCACTGCACGACGCCGCCGCGTACGCCCTGGCCGACTACGAGACCGACGCGAGACTGACCGACGCCCTCGCCGCTCTGCTGATCGCGATCGCTGTCGGCTACAGCGTCATCGCCGTCGTCAACAGCATGGCCATGGCCGCCCACGCCAGACGGCGTGACCTGGGGGTGCTGACCTCCACCGGTGGAACCGCGCGCCAGCTCCTCCTCGCCTCAGCGGGCGAGACGGTGCTGGTGGTCGCCATCGGCGCCGTCCTCGGGGTGGCGGTGACGGTGCCCCCGCTGCTGGGCATGGCGTCCGGACTCTCCCAGGTCAGCTCGTCCGCGATCGGCCTGCACCTGAACACCACCACCCTGGCGGCAGCCGTCGCCGGCACGCTGCTGGCGGCCGTCGTGTCCGGGCTGACGGTGACGGGGAGGACGCTGCGAAGACAGACCACTGCGTGA
- a CDS encoding FAD binding domain-containing protein: protein MDLNTVAEIRDARVPAPWRPGDAWLGGGTYLFSEPQPWLRRLVDLSRTGWTPVERLADGSLEIAATCTIAQLSRYAKELAEPAAPLFERCCRAFLASFKIWNMATVGGNLCNGLPAGPMISLTAALDGECLLLAQDGVRRRVRVADFVIGAGRTVRAEGELLRSVTLPARALACRTAFRQASLYGLGRSGVLVVGALDPADGSLAVTVTASTVRPVRLWFPLPPSAPALRAAIEAAVADEEWFDDIHGLPAWRRHMTLRYAEEIRRELGDPSSELEGNGEG, encoded by the coding sequence ATGGACCTGAACACGGTGGCCGAGATCCGGGACGCGCGGGTGCCCGCCCCCTGGCGGCCCGGCGACGCCTGGCTGGGCGGCGGCACCTATCTGTTCTCCGAGCCGCAGCCGTGGCTGCGGCGTCTGGTGGACCTCAGCCGCACCGGCTGGACGCCGGTCGAACGGCTCGCGGACGGTTCCCTGGAGATCGCCGCGACCTGCACCATCGCCCAACTGTCCCGTTACGCGAAGGAGCTGGCGGAACCGGCCGCCCCGCTGTTCGAGCGGTGCTGCCGGGCCTTCCTCGCCTCGTTCAAGATCTGGAACATGGCCACGGTCGGCGGCAATCTCTGCAACGGCCTCCCGGCCGGCCCGATGATCTCGCTGACGGCGGCGCTCGACGGGGAGTGCCTGCTGCTGGCCCAGGACGGCGTACGCCGCCGGGTGCGGGTGGCCGACTTCGTCATCGGTGCCGGACGCACCGTCCGTGCCGAGGGCGAGTTGCTGCGCTCGGTGACCCTGCCCGCGCGCGCCCTGGCCTGCCGTACGGCGTTCCGGCAGGCGTCGCTGTACGGGCTCGGCCGTTCCGGTGTGCTGGTCGTCGGTGCCCTCGATCCGGCCGACGGTTCGCTCGCGGTGACCGTCACGGCGTCCACCGTGCGGCCGGTGCGGCTGTGGTTCCCGCTGCCCCCGTCCGCTCCGGCGCTGCGCGCGGCGATCGAGGCGGCCGTCGCGGACGAGGAGTGGTTCGACGACATCCATGGGCTGCCCGCGTGGCGGCGCCACATGACGCTGCGGTACGCGGAGGAGATCCGCCGCGAACTGGGAGACCCGTCATCAGAGCTGGAGGGCAACGGTGAAGGTTGA
- a CDS encoding helix-turn-helix transcriptional regulator → MQSYTIGQAARLLGVSPDTARRWADAGRVTTHRDESGKRLIDGKDLAAFSVELAKSGPGEEDASYTSVRNAFPGIVTAIKLGDVAAQVEIQAGPHRLVSLLTREAVEELELEVGVEATARVKSTNVHIDRV, encoded by the coding sequence ATGCAGTCATACACGATCGGCCAGGCAGCGCGGCTGCTCGGCGTGAGCCCGGACACCGCCCGCCGGTGGGCGGACGCGGGACGAGTGACGACCCATCGGGACGAGAGCGGCAAGCGGCTCATCGACGGGAAGGACCTGGCGGCGTTCTCCGTCGAACTCGCCAAGAGCGGGCCGGGCGAGGAGGACGCCTCCTACACGTCGGTCCGCAATGCCTTCCCGGGCATCGTGACCGCGATCAAGCTCGGTGACGTGGCGGCGCAGGTGGAGATCCAGGCGGGTCCGCACCGGCTGGTGTCCCTGCTCACCCGTGAGGCGGTCGAGGAGCTGGAGCTGGAGGTCGGCGTGGAGGCCACGGCCCGGGTGAAGTCGACCAACGTCCATATCGACCGGGTCTGA
- a CDS encoding response regulator transcription factor, translated as MSLRLIVAEDAVLLREGLIGLFERVGHKVVAAVGDAEALEKAVRADRPDLIVTDVRMPPALGDDGLRSAVRLREEFPGLPVLVLSQYVERSYALRLLDSGGGAGVGYLLKERVSAVTDFMAAIERVATGGTVVDPEVITQLVRLHQDPLERLSPREREVLALIAEGQTNAGLAKSLFLSEAAVNKHIGNIFNKLDLPVDTDGHRRVLAVLAFLRS; from the coding sequence GTGTCGCTTCGCCTGATCGTGGCCGAGGACGCCGTCCTGCTCCGCGAGGGCCTGATCGGGTTGTTCGAGAGGGTCGGGCACAAGGTGGTGGCGGCCGTCGGGGATGCCGAAGCCCTGGAGAAGGCGGTCCGTGCCGACCGGCCCGACCTCATCGTCACCGATGTCCGGATGCCGCCGGCGCTCGGCGACGACGGACTGCGGTCGGCGGTGCGGTTGCGCGAGGAGTTCCCCGGTCTGCCGGTCCTCGTGCTCAGTCAGTACGTCGAACGGTCGTACGCGCTGCGGCTGTTGGACTCCGGTGGCGGTGCGGGCGTCGGCTATCTCCTCAAGGAGCGGGTGAGCGCGGTCACCGACTTCATGGCCGCCATCGAGCGGGTCGCCACCGGCGGGACCGTGGTGGACCCGGAAGTGATCACGCAGCTGGTCCGGCTGCACCAGGATCCTCTGGAGCGGCTGAGCCCCCGGGAGCGCGAGGTGCTCGCGCTGATAGCGGAGGGACAGACCAATGCCGGGCTCGCGAAGTCCCTGTTCCTCAGTGAGGCGGCCGTCAACAAGCACATCGGGAACATCTTCAACAAGCTGGATCTGCCGGTCGACACCGACGGGCACCGGAGAGTCCTCGCGGTTCTGGCCTTTCTCCGCTCCTGA
- a CDS encoding PLP-dependent cysteine synthase family protein: MHQTTRTTAPAAPAGLLADTKRPTHTPAGLVGDTPVLWIGEPFTAAGRGFWAKLEGHNPGGIKDRTALHMVRAARERGHLAPGARIVESTSGTLGLGLALAGAAYGHPVTVVTDPGIEPLMTGLLTAYGADVQLVDTAHPVGGWQEARRRRVAELLAAHPGAWCPDQYNNPDNIAAYAPLAHELVAQLGRIDTLVVSVGTGGHSAGIASVLRRYFPALRVVGVDAAGSTLFGQPAAARLMRGLGSSIHPRNVRHALFDEVHWTTAPEAVWAARRLARHHYATGGWSVGAVALVARWLARTLPAEDRIVAVFPDGPQRYVGTVFDDAYCAEHRLLGLTPADDPDEIARATDRVVTRWTRCTHVTDPLDPATRLLTGATR, translated from the coding sequence ATGCACCAGACCACTCGCACCACCGCTCCGGCCGCCCCCGCCGGGCTCCTCGCCGACACCAAACGCCCGACCCACACCCCGGCCGGACTGGTCGGCGACACCCCCGTCCTGTGGATCGGCGAACCGTTCACCGCCGCCGGGCGCGGCTTCTGGGCCAAGCTCGAAGGACACAACCCCGGCGGCATCAAGGACCGCACCGCGCTGCACATGGTGCGGGCCGCCCGCGAACGCGGCCACCTGGCGCCCGGCGCCCGCATCGTCGAGTCCACCTCCGGCACCCTCGGCCTCGGTCTCGCCCTCGCCGGAGCCGCCTACGGCCACCCGGTCACCGTCGTCACCGACCCCGGCATCGAACCACTCATGACAGGACTGCTCACCGCCTACGGCGCGGACGTCCAACTCGTCGACACCGCGCACCCGGTGGGCGGCTGGCAGGAGGCCCGCAGGCGCCGCGTCGCGGAACTCCTCGCCGCCCATCCCGGCGCCTGGTGCCCCGACCAGTACAACAACCCCGACAACATCGCCGCCTACGCCCCGCTCGCCCATGAACTCGTCGCCCAGCTCGGCCGGATCGACACCCTCGTCGTCTCCGTCGGCACCGGCGGACACTCGGCCGGCATCGCCTCCGTCCTGCGCCGCTACTTCCCGGCGCTGCGGGTCGTCGGGGTCGACGCCGCCGGATCCACCCTCTTCGGACAGCCCGCCGCCGCCCGGCTGATGCGCGGCCTCGGCAGCAGCATCCACCCGCGCAACGTCCGGCACGCCCTCTTCGACGAGGTCCACTGGACCACCGCCCCCGAAGCCGTCTGGGCGGCCCGCAGGCTGGCCCGGCACCACTACGCCACCGGCGGCTGGAGCGTCGGCGCCGTCGCACTCGTCGCCCGCTGGCTGGCCCGCACCCTGCCGGCCGAGGACCGGATCGTCGCCGTCTTCCCCGACGGCCCGCAACGCTATGTCGGCACCGTCTTCGACGACGCGTACTGCGCCGAGCACAGGCTCCTCGGCCTGACTCCGGCCGACGACCCCGACGAGATCGCCCGCGCCACCGACCGGGTCGTCACCCGCTGGACCCGCTGCACCCATGTCACCGACCCCCTCGATCCCGCGACGCGCCTGCTCACCGGAGCCACCCGATGA